The window TCGTGTTGAGATTTGCTCTAATTGCCATCCTTTCTACACAGGTAAACAAAAGTTTATCGATGTAGGCGGCCGTGTCGACAAGTTCAAAAAGAAATACGGAATCTAATTGGCATCAATTACTTTGCTGCCAATCAGCATAAGACAACCTCCCTTGGTCATCCTAAGCTTAGGCTTAGAGTCCAATGGGAGGTGTTTTTATGTTTAGGGGTCTGC is drawn from Paenibacillus sp. V4I7 and contains these coding sequences:
- the rpmE gene encoding 50S ribosomal protein L31 translates to MKAGIHPTYHATTVTCACGNVFETGSIKQNLRVEICSNCHPFYTGKQKFIDVGGRVDKFKKKYGI